One window of Corynebacterium sp. P3-F1 genomic DNA carries:
- a CDS encoding MBL fold metallo-hydrolase, whose protein sequence is MPGLKIENVVTSGLFKLDGGEWEVDNNVWIVGDDSEVLIIDAAHDAEAIAKAVGDRTVKGIVATHGHNDHVDAAPLLSKLVDAPVYLHPGDDMLWGDANPAEPFEPLSDGQVFTIAGTELKVLSTPGHSPGSVVLYAEEASELFSGDTLFQGGPGATGRSFSSFDTIIESLQKSVLDLPTETVVRTGHGDSTTVGAEAPHLEEWIRRGY, encoded by the coding sequence ATGCCAGGATTGAAGATCGAGAACGTAGTCACATCCGGCCTGTTCAAGCTCGACGGCGGCGAATGGGAGGTGGACAACAATGTCTGGATCGTCGGCGACGATTCCGAGGTTTTGATCATCGACGCCGCGCACGATGCTGAAGCGATCGCCAAGGCCGTCGGTGACCGCACCGTGAAGGGCATCGTGGCCACACACGGGCATAACGACCATGTGGACGCTGCGCCGCTGCTGAGCAAGCTTGTCGACGCCCCTGTGTACCTCCACCCCGGCGACGACATGCTCTGGGGCGACGCCAACCCGGCCGAGCCCTTCGAACCGCTTTCCGATGGTCAGGTGTTCACCATCGCCGGCACCGAGCTCAAGGTGCTGTCCACGCCGGGGCACTCGCCCGGATCCGTGGTGCTCTACGCAGAGGAAGCGAGCGAGCTCTTCTCCGGCGACACCCTCTTCCAGGGCGGGCCGGGGGCGACAGGACGCAGCTTCTCCTCCTTCGACACCATCATCGAGTCGCTGCAGAAGTCGGTGCTGGACCTGCCGACTGAGACGGTTGTCCGCACTGGCCACGGCGACAGCACCACCGTCGGGGCGGAGGCTCCGCACTTGGAGGAGTGGATCCGGCGCGGATACTAG
- a CDS encoding thioredoxin domain-containing protein, with protein sequence MSAKSTEDTTGKQGSRDTKKDRGGTRIPPLMWAFTAVLALGIGVGGYILGDNHGYDRAVDAAEAGQLQETNSSAPVTEIPDDAKPGTDFTEAKASEDAALIQGPGAPINSRQEISNSARRDPNDPFAIGAVDAPVVIAEFTDWDCPFCIRHAVDTEPELIKEYVEPGYVRIEWNDMPINGEAAHAAARAGRAAAEQGKFAEYKKAYFDEARGTDGHPGFGLEDFVRFAEAAGVPDMDKFREDATSDKYDKAIEEALDYAQGLGISGTPGFIINDEFIGGALPIDDFRKVINGELNKTSKK encoded by the coding sequence ATGAGCGCGAAGTCGACCGAGGACACGACAGGAAAACAGGGCAGTCGGGACACCAAAAAGGACCGTGGAGGGACGAGAATCCCACCATTGATGTGGGCTTTCACAGCTGTCCTGGCTTTGGGTATCGGCGTCGGAGGCTACATTCTCGGCGACAACCACGGCTATGACCGAGCTGTAGATGCGGCGGAAGCAGGTCAGCTGCAAGAGACGAACAGCTCCGCTCCCGTGACAGAGATTCCGGACGATGCGAAACCTGGCACCGATTTCACCGAGGCGAAGGCGAGCGAGGACGCCGCCCTGATTCAAGGCCCCGGCGCGCCGATCAACTCGCGTCAGGAGATCTCCAATTCGGCCCGGCGCGACCCGAATGACCCGTTCGCGATCGGAGCCGTCGACGCACCAGTCGTCATCGCAGAATTCACCGACTGGGATTGCCCGTTCTGCATCCGCCACGCTGTGGACACGGAACCGGAGCTGATCAAGGAGTACGTGGAGCCGGGCTACGTCCGCATCGAGTGGAATGACATGCCAATTAACGGCGAGGCAGCTCACGCTGCTGCCCGGGCAGGTCGCGCTGCCGCTGAACAGGGCAAGTTCGCGGAGTACAAAAAAGCGTATTTCGACGAGGCGCGCGGAACTGACGGGCATCCGGGCTTCGGGCTTGAAGACTTCGTTCGCTTCGCGGAGGCCGCCGGGGTACCGGACATGGATAAATTCCGAGAGGATGCTACCAGCGACAAGTACGACAAGGCGATCGAGGAGGCCCTCGATTACGCACAGGGCCTGGGTATCAGCGGAACACCCGGGTTCATCATCAACGACGAATTCATTGGCGGTGCACTGCCCATCGACGACTTCCGCAAGGTCATCAACGGCGAGCTGAACAAGACGTCAAAGAAATAG
- a CDS encoding DUF2304 domain-containing protein — protein sequence MIQVLLLLAAFALVLYFFTNRKKANAKAWVKLGFVFMVFAAVWAILRPDDVTVVANWLGVDRGTDLMLYVLIIAFFFTTLSTWVRFREQELRYARLARAVALQNAVPPEAGPYATAENKTKNSQ from the coding sequence ATGATCCAAGTTCTGCTGCTCCTGGCGGCGTTTGCGCTTGTCCTGTACTTCTTCACCAACCGCAAGAAGGCTAACGCGAAAGCATGGGTCAAGCTCGGCTTCGTCTTCATGGTGTTCGCCGCTGTATGGGCTATCCTGCGGCCCGACGATGTCACCGTTGTGGCGAACTGGCTCGGCGTCGACCGTGGCACCGACCTCATGCTGTACGTGTTGATCATCGCGTTCTTCTTCACCACGTTGTCCACGTGGGTGCGTTTCCGCGAACAGGAGCTTCGCTACGCGCGCCTCGCCAGGGCGGTAGCCCTGCAAAACGCGGTGCCCCCGGAGGCAGGCCCTTATGCCACAGCCGAGAACAAGACCAAGAACAGCCAGTAG
- a CDS encoding glycosyltransferase family 2 protein, which translates to MTQQRRFDDTWLVVPCYNEGPVIGDVLRNALKTFPNIVAVNDGSVDNSAADIHAAGAHLVNHPVNLGQGAAIQTGVEYARAQPGATYFVTFDADGQHQVHDVVRMVDRLRTEPVDIIVGTRFADGANTENVPWIKRLVLRTVVFLSPRSRRLGLTDAHNGLRAFNAKVASEMNIRMNGMSHASEIVAMMDTHGWRVAEEPVDILYTDYSMSKGQSLVNGVNILADGLVARRLP; encoded by the coding sequence ATGACCCAGCAGCGCCGCTTCGACGACACATGGCTCGTCGTTCCGTGCTACAACGAGGGTCCCGTCATCGGGGACGTGCTGCGGAACGCACTGAAGACATTCCCCAACATTGTCGCGGTCAATGACGGCTCCGTGGACAACTCCGCTGCTGATATTCACGCTGCCGGCGCCCACTTAGTCAACCACCCGGTGAATCTCGGACAAGGCGCAGCGATCCAGACCGGTGTCGAGTACGCGCGAGCGCAACCGGGCGCCACATACTTCGTCACTTTCGACGCCGACGGACAGCACCAAGTCCACGACGTCGTGCGCATGGTCGACCGACTCCGGACAGAACCGGTGGACATCATCGTAGGCACACGCTTCGCAGACGGAGCCAACACAGAAAACGTCCCCTGGATCAAACGCCTGGTGCTCAGGACCGTCGTGTTCCTCTCCCCACGCAGCCGTCGGCTCGGGCTCACCGACGCCCACAACGGGCTCCGCGCTTTCAACGCGAAGGTCGCCTCGGAGATGAATATCCGGATGAACGGGATGTCCCACGCATCCGAGATTGTCGCCATGATGGACACACACGGCTGGCGCGTCGCCGAAGAACCGGTGGACATCCTTTACACCGACTACTCCATGTCCAAGGGGCAATCGCTGGTCAACGGCGTGAATATTCTCGCCGACGGTCTCGTCGCCAGGAGGCTCCCATGA
- a CDS encoding glycosyltransferase: MNAHHSASPSLTPGAVTVLMSVYRNTTADELEHALDSITAQTRPPERVLVVKDGPVQGDVNKLLASVDTVTLPNNRGLGIALREGLAEVDTEFVARLDSDDTAFPERLEKQLAFMAAHPDIAVLGTAMQEFDGDALGGIRRLPETHDALARYAKINSPLNHPSVLMRVADVREVGGYRPMHNMEDYDLWARLIAGGKKLHNLPEPLTYFRVDDAQMKRRATPETRRAEREMQRALVSYGLVSRPRAVLNFAVRNLYRALPLGAMRRVYSRLFHRAD; this comes from the coding sequence ATGAACGCGCACCATTCCGCCAGTCCCAGCCTGACACCCGGAGCCGTCACCGTCCTCATGTCGGTGTACCGCAACACCACGGCAGACGAGCTCGAACACGCCTTGGACAGCATCACTGCCCAGACGCGCCCACCGGAGCGCGTGCTGGTGGTCAAGGATGGGCCGGTGCAGGGGGACGTCAATAAGCTGCTTGCTTCCGTGGACACCGTGACGTTGCCCAACAACCGCGGGCTCGGCATCGCGTTGCGCGAAGGCCTCGCGGAGGTGGACACGGAATTCGTCGCGCGGCTCGACTCCGACGACACGGCGTTCCCGGAGCGCCTGGAAAAACAACTGGCGTTTATGGCCGCGCACCCGGACATCGCCGTGCTCGGCACCGCGATGCAGGAATTCGACGGCGACGCCCTCGGCGGCATCCGGCGGCTGCCCGAAACCCACGACGCGCTCGCGCGGTACGCGAAAATCAACTCCCCGCTGAACCACCCCTCCGTGCTCATGCGGGTCGCCGATGTCCGCGAGGTCGGCGGCTACCGCCCCATGCACAACATGGAGGACTACGACCTGTGGGCGCGCCTGATCGCGGGCGGCAAGAAACTCCACAACCTCCCGGAACCCCTCACCTACTTCCGTGTCGACGACGCCCAGATGAAGCGCCGCGCCACCCCAGAAACACGGCGCGCGGAACGGGAAATGCAGCGGGCGCTCGTGAGCTACGGACTGGTCTCACGCCCGCGCGCCGTGCTGAATTTCGCCGTGCGCAACCTCTACCGCGCGCTCCCCTTAGGCGCCATGCGGCGCGTTTACTCCCGCCTCTTCCACCGCGCGGACTAA
- the rfbA gene encoding glucose-1-phosphate thymidylyltransferase RfbA — MKGIILAGGSGTRLYPITKGISKQLMPIYDKPMIYYPLSTLISAGIREILIITTPEDQDAFMRLLGDGSSWGLMIDYAVQPSPDGLAQAFIIGEDFIGDDSVALVLGDNIFDGAELTRLMGDAFDPAGGAIFAYEVSDPERYGVVSFDEHGTATAIEEKPEHPQSNFAVVGLYFYDNDVVEIAKTITPSERGELEITSVNETYLQRGDLKVHRLHRGDVWLDTGTIDSMSEASSYVEVIQKRTGTVIGSPEVAAFRQGFINAAALERLAEPMLKSGYGQYLLDAARE; from the coding sequence ATGAAGGGCATCATTCTCGCCGGCGGATCGGGCACGCGGCTGTACCCGATCACCAAGGGTATTTCGAAGCAGCTCATGCCCATCTACGACAAACCGATGATCTACTACCCGCTGTCCACGCTGATCAGCGCGGGCATTCGGGAGATCCTGATCATCACCACGCCCGAGGACCAGGACGCATTCATGCGCCTACTTGGCGACGGCTCCTCCTGGGGCCTCATGATCGACTACGCCGTCCAGCCCTCCCCCGACGGACTCGCCCAAGCCTTTATCATCGGCGAGGACTTCATCGGCGACGACTCCGTGGCCCTCGTTCTCGGCGACAACATTTTCGACGGCGCCGAGCTCACCCGCCTCATGGGCGACGCCTTCGACCCCGCTGGCGGCGCCATCTTCGCCTACGAAGTCTCCGACCCCGAGCGCTACGGCGTGGTCAGCTTCGACGAGCACGGCACCGCCACCGCCATTGAGGAGAAACCGGAGCACCCGCAATCCAATTTCGCGGTGGTGGGACTGTATTTCTACGACAACGACGTGGTGGAGATAGCCAAGACAATCACCCCCTCTGAGCGCGGCGAGCTGGAAATCACCAGTGTCAACGAGACCTACCTTCAGCGCGGCGACCTTAAAGTTCACCGCCTGCACCGCGGCGACGTGTGGCTGGACACCGGCACCATCGACTCGATGAGCGAGGCCAGCTCGTACGTCGAAGTCATCCAGAAACGTACCGGCACCGTCATCGGCTCCCCCGAAGTCGCCGCATTCCGCCAGGGCTTCATCAATGCCGCAGCCCTTGAGCGCCTCGCCGAACCAATGCTGAAATCCGGCTACGGCCAGTACCTTCTCGACGCAGCCCGGGAGTGA